In Anopheles arabiensis isolate DONGOLA chromosome 2, AaraD3, whole genome shotgun sequence, the genomic window CTCACAGgggacaacttttgaagctcatttgtATCGAAGTGTCATGGTTCAAATAGGCATAGAGTGACCACGTCTCGcgcgacaaaaagtagctcaatttggcaaacagagctactcgtcccGCGCGACATTTCTGCTGCATCAGAAAGAATAGAATTATCCAGTTTGTTTACGAGCCCAACGTAAacaatagatttgaacacatttaagttatttttgtgtgtttccaaACATTAAACAAGTTGGTTGCCTGGGTGAAATGAGCTGCTTTGATCTATGCGGAGTGCAATTTTGAGCTTTGTCGCGCGAAATGTCGGTTCGTCGGTGTTTAAACAACGTATGTGGCCCAACACACTAACAAACTGTAGCAACGGCTATCCGTGcaacaatcaaacattttACCCATCGGGCAGCCGATCCGCCGATTGGCAGTCGACATACGGCGCCACGGCAGTCGACATTGCCGCAGGGGCCGCTGTCAAATCGGGGGAAGAAATTTTTGGTTGTGTCATTTGCTGCTGGCGAGCAGTGAGAAGTCAAGgaagggggaaagaaaaagatCGTACAGAAATTTTTCTCCTTCGCGGTGATAATGTTTTTGCGATTAATTACGCCCAAGAAAATGGATTAATTTACGGGTGCgcaagtgtgtttgtgcggttGGTGCGCGTAAAAGTGTGTCTTCGGAGCCAAGGTAAGGGTTAACGTGGAGTGAGGGAGGAAGAAAAGTAAAGCTTTCCCGAAGCAGCGAAGCGCTTGGGCTGTGCAATGGTCGTACCCATCAATCCCGGCGGGTGGAGACACGAGAACATCGTCGTGTTGGAAGACATTTTTGATATGGGGCCCTTCCTTGTTGGGCAAGCTCTAGTACGTGATTCACAATTAAAGCGGCAAGTGAAACGTGTTTGGAAATGTGCATGAATTGTGCTTCAGTGAAATGAAGATACAACGGGGGAAAAGTCTCCCTTTGCAGTGTTACGAACCGCTCGCTCACCCCACTATTGATTGTTCCCCTCCTCCGCCGTCGAAAAATCAATTCTCCCTTATGGAGAACATTTAATAATAGAGGCTTTTGCTAGTGATTGCTCTCCCTTAATCGATTGTACCAGCACAAATTCCAACGCCACATACTGCTGACGGAaagggaaatgaaaagaagcaaagaaaGTTCGGTTCCTCTGCTCCCCTCGCGCCTTCCCCGCCCTTTTTGGGATTCCCAACCCTAGAGAGGGGACACGGAGCCGCGTATGCAAAGTGGGCGTTAAAACATATCTCCTCTTATTTCttttccagtgtgtgtgtgtgtgcgctcggGTTGCCTGCCCATCCGGAGAGAGGTTTGATAAGCAGGCACacgggttgtgtgtgtgggacagGAAGGGGCGCAACCATCAGTACAATAAAATCAGCCACTTTATCCGGCGGTTTCTGTCTCGTACGACGGAAGCGCGTCGGTTGATTGCGTAaagaagagaaggagagaggagagagagaggagcgagagagaattTAGGATAGATTCCATCGCCTGGCCGAGTGCATTGCAGTTGGGACCAACAATATACTGATAGCGCGGCACCAACCGACGGCAGCAGACATCCATCATGATCGGTGGATTGTTCGTGTACAACCATAAGGGAGAGGTACTGATCTCCCGCGTGTACCGCGATGACATTGGCCGGAATGCGGTGGATGCGTTCCGCGTGAATGTGATCCACGCCCGGCAGCAGGTCCGGTCGCCGGTAACGAACATCGCCCGTACGAGCTTTTTCCATATCAAGGTAGGCGGAAGGGGCGAGCCGGCAGGCAAACTGTCAGAAGGAGGGAGTGTCAGGCATtaactaaattaaataatcgGTTTGTGCGTGTGCACGGGCGgtactttcttcttcttgctcttgttcttgttcttcaCTCTGCAGCGGGCAAATATCTGGCTGGCGGCCGTAACGAAGCAGAATGTGAACGCCGCCATGGTGTTTGAGTTTCTGCTGAAGATCATCGACGTGATGCAGTCGTACTTTGGCAAGATTTCGGAGGAAAACATCAAGAACAACTTCGTGCTGATCTACGAGCTGTTGGATGGTGAGCTGCTTGCACTTCCCTATTTCTGTTGTTGCTCAGTAGCCATTGCCCACAGTGTGACagatttatttgtatttatttaccaTTTCTATTCCTGTGCTCGTGCTTTGATTCCTTCCCCACGCAGAAATTCTGGACTTTGGCTATCCGCAAAACTCGGACACGGGCGTGCTGAAGACGTTCATCACGCAGCAGGGCATCAAGACGGCGACGAAGGAGGAGCAGGCCCAGATAACGTCCCAGGTGACGGGCCAGATCGGATGGCGCCGGGAAGGCATCAAGTACCGCCGGAACGAGCTGTTCCTGGACGTGCTCGAGTACGTGAATCTGCTGATGAGCCCGCAGGGCCAGGTGCTGTCCGCGCACGTCGCCGGCAAGGTCGTGATGAAGTCGTACCTGTCCGGCATGCCGGAGTGCAAGTTCGGCATCAACGATAAGATCGTGATGGAGGCGAAGGGCCGCAGCGGCATCTCGGGCAACGCGGACAACGAGGCGTCCCGGTCGGGCAAGCCGGTGGTCGTGATCGACGACTGCCAGTTCCACCAGTGCGTGAAGCTGAGCAAGTTCGAGACGGAGCACTCGATCAGCTTCATCCCGCCGGACGGCGAGTTCGAGCTGATGCGCTACCGCACCACCAAGGACATCTCGCTGCCATTCCGGGTGATCCCGCTGGTGCGGGAGGTCGGCCGGACCAAGATGGAGGTGAAGGTGGTGCTCAAGTCGAACTTCAAGCCGTCGCTGCTCGGGCAGAAGATTGAGGTGAAGATACCGACGCCGCTGAACACGTCCGGCGTGCAGCTGATCTGTCTGAAGGGCAAGGCGAAGTACAAGGCGTCCGAGAATGCGATCGTATGGAAGTGAGTAGTCTTTTACACTGTATTATTTTGCGATGGTTTTGTGACTCcagtatttatttttccattttaaaacaaaacagaattAAACGTATGGCCGGTATGAAGGAAACGCAACTGTCGGCCGAAATTGAACTGCTCGAAACGGATACCAAAAAGAAATGGACCCGGCCACCGATTTCGATGAACTTTGAGGTTCCGTTCGCACCATCCGGTTTCAAGGTGAGATGGCCGTTCTTTTGTCTAGTACAAAGGATCATtgattatgtgcatttttgtgattCCTCGCCTTGTCTTTCCCTCATCAGGTCCGCTACTTAAAGGTATTCGAGCCGAAACTGAACTACTCCGATCATGATGTGATCAAATGGGTGCGCTACATCGGCCGCAGTGGACTGTACGAAACGCGATGCTAAGACACAAACCCGCAAAGGAATGACTCCCAATACGCCTCAGAGATTCTGTTGCTCTTCTTATTATACAAATTTCAagccctcacacacacacacacacacatcccccTATCCCTgttggatgtgtgtgtttgaagcaGAAAGTAAGCAAAAAGGTTTATTGCGCTCTTACTTGTTTGGttacgatacacacacactgctcttTACTGCTGCCGACAAAAGGCTCCATCTCTTTTCCCCGGTGCTTTCCGTTTAGGCAAATAGTagcaaaatgacaaaaaagtgtgtttttttttgtttcggttaTTGTAGAGAAATttattcgattcgatttcaaGTACGTGCaaattttgtgtttatttttggcgAAACGTAAACCACGTAGAAAGCGTTAAGCAGCGGGGCGTTATCAGTCGAatatacaaaacaataatgcAATCAGCAAGTACGTTCGGTCGGCtggcctgctgctgccgaaCCGAATAAAAGTTAAAGTATGTTATTTCACTAAAGCCGAGAGCATAATTGACGAGCAACTAGTAGCAAGCTATCCGTGTTATAATCGAATCCATTGTGTATAAGCTGCACCATGATGCATGTGCGAGCCAGCGCGCGCCCGCtcgtccatgtgtgtgtgtttgttaggTTCCGTAGACGATCCTATCGCAAACAAAAGTATAATATTTAGTATAGAAAAAAGCATACTAAAGGGCATACCCATTACGTTAATCCTGCTAGCGCTTTAAGGCGGCCGTGCTTGCATTCGGAAGCCGCGCAAGCGTGGCAATCCTACACGCACGGTCTCGGTCTTTTCGCCTGCGAGTGACGCTGAACAAAACGCTAACGCCAAACATTGCATCTGTTTGCCGGACGAATCTCTTTGACCGTTTTGTGCGCTCGGGAGTGTAGCGGAGAGACCTCTAGTAGATGTAGTACGGACAAATTTCCGATTCCGGCGCTAAAAAGGATCTTTATTGCAAAAATGCCATCAGTAATCGTTGAGTAAAAGGAGCAAACCCCCCGACCGTACTCCCGGCTAGAACGCGAACACTGCAAAGCTTGAGTTAGAGAAGAAGGGGGATCGTTAGAAGTGGCGTTGCGTGCTGTAGTGCGTGTACAACTGATTGCAAAACTGTTCCATTCAGCaagcgaacaacaacaactgcggGGCACATCCACCAACTGGAGCTGTGCCGAATTTATTGCTTctgtatatatgtatgttcCCCTATTCCTGCCCTCCCTATACCCCTCTGTCTCATACTAAATCGTATCGCCATCCATTCCAATGCTACTTAGAGGTTCGAGGTGTAGAGAACATACTCTCTGTTGTAGCTGGCGAAATTCCGAACATTTCACTACTGTATGCTGAATTGTATTGAGTGATTTTTCTTTGTTCTTTTATTGTTGGCTGCATCTGGCTACTATTATTACACAGAGTATTAGAGGTacggaaaatttcaaaatgcaaatgcggagcaaaatttaaagaaaaagggCCAGGCATTTCTGTTGAACGGAGTGTTATAAACGTATGGTTTAGGACGCGATAACTataggttctttttttttttgagcggTACAGAAACATGTAAACACGATTCAAAACTGTATGCGATAAATTATTGAAATCaaagtgaaaattaaaaagtCCCAAAAATGATtacttttgtgttttgtttgcagcattgcatataaaaattaaaataaaaaagcctCCTCAAGAACAACACATGAATTATTTGGCCAATGAACTACTAGTATCATTTCgccaatgtttaaaaaaattatacaacACTCACCCCATTTGCAAACTTTACATAACTGCGTATGGAaaccagaaaagaaaacaaaacaatactgATATTCAACTATCGAAACTaatagagaaaacaaaaaagaagaagcggCGAAGAAACAAGCGTGCAAACTTTAACGAAATGCAAAAGCACATACctacagacaaacaaacacatacacgagCATATgctataaatatatataaatatagtGAAAGGTGAACACAACATcatgaaaaacacacaaaagacaCCGTTGATAAGAATATAATAATATGacatgaataataatattattattgcgTAAACTATTAAGATGATAAACTTAGTTgttgaaaacaaaagaaagtaaaagtcgatgaaagtgaaaacaaaaaaacgattatGTGTATTGTGTTATGTGTTATTCAAAGGTcaaagaaaattgaaagaaaattgtgaaaattaaacatgatttttaacaGTTACTAGTAATGTTTTTAAGGTCTTGCAACGTGGTGTAGTCTGTAGTGTAGATTAGATTGTACGGCGTGTGTTTCCTGCACGGTTGTATGGCGCCGTTGCACCTGGTAAAGGTAAATATCTAAACTACACGATCAGCTGGGCCGCGCGGGCACGTCACGAGATTTCCGTAGTTGATAATACTAtctgctgtttttgttgtttttgcttgtcGTGGTTATCGCTTTTCTCTCGCGTCACTATCAGGTGCGCTGCAAGCTTCAGACCCTTATGGAAGATTACATTAGGCAGTCTCGAGGCTGATCCTAACCGTTTCGTATTGTATGGTAGAGTGCTgcaatagatttttttttaaattttagatTAAACTCTCGTTGCTTGTCTCATCTCGCGGAATAACATAAAAgtgtttttgatatttgtatgttcaagaaatatgttttaatgaaCAAAGTTCACtgaaaaaacatatttaaaccTCAAAACCTTTTGAATGCTCTGTTGCTGAGGATAACTTCACGTTCCAAGTGAGAAGTGAGCATCGCAAGTGTGAGTAGTGAGTGGAgcattttttcccccattctcACGCATATCTTCATCACCAGCAACCCCCAGCAACGCTCACCAACACACTCACGCAGCAAGAGCAGCAACGTTTGCTCGCTCGACTCACCCCTTTGCCACCCAGACTGGGGCAACGTGAAACGTGCTGCACCGGTATTGGTGGCACCAGCCAGCAGCTGTCAGTTCGGGCCGAGTTAAGGGAAGCGACGACCGACGGACGACAAGCCGTATCGACCGTTGTTTGGGGTAGCTGCTGTTGGctctgttgtttgtgttttttcttcctcttctcttCAAATCTCCGTGTTTAGATTACGCACACGTTCGGAGGTAAGgcgcttttttcttctacccTTTCTTCGAGGGTGATTGCATCGAAGCGCGCTCTGTTTACAATCCGTTTCCGTGCCGTGAAACAATGCACGGGTGAGCGAGCAAGATTTGGACACGATTTCGGACGGTTCGGGCCGTCTCCCGTGATGCTGCCGTGAAGTGCAAATGGGTGTAAAGAATAGATTTGTTTACTGTGTGTTGCGGtgaatttgcttcaaaaacCCGGGAAGTGAGGAAAGAGTAGCAGCAGATATCTTCACGgtgggagaaagagagataaagagcGAGCGATCGTCCGGCGAATATAATGCCACGTTCAAGAATGGCTTCGGCTTGGTGAGGCAATCGCTCTGTTGAGTTGTTCCGGCACTTGAAGTGTCCATCGAAGAAATGgtgttagtagtagtagcgccACCATTCGATcccgatacaaaaaaaaagaacgagagTAAAAATGCTACAATTCCAAAAGagtgaaaatgaaagagagcgcaagagcgagagagagtgacTCAAAATGGGTGAAAAAAGTGCTAAAAACTCGGTTAGTAGAGTGTGATCACGTACGTACCTTTCGCAGTCGAGAACACACGGAACCGGGCACAACTTTTGCCATCCATCCACGACCAGGCGCCTccgttggtgtgcgtgtgagaggaacagacaaaaaaacaggGCTCTCATGCTCATAAAGCGtgcgcgagagaaagagagagcgatagaAAAACGAGAGTGTTCAGCCGCCTTCTCCCTCTGCTTTCCACTAATATCCAATGCTCACTGCGTGAGTGGATACGTCTGGTGAGCTGTCACCGTGTGGTGAGTGGTGAGTGACCCACAGTTTGGCGTCTCCATCGAGTGCGAGTGGAGGGTTCGCGTATTTTCTGTTTTCGCACCAGCCTCTCCCGGGATATCGACCAGAGGCGGTGTTGTGTGTAGTGCTGCCACATTCCGGTAGCAGTTTAATGGAAAAAATCAGCAAACCCCCAATTCATTGTTTCCAAAAGTGTGTTCCATGTGTTCGTTTGTTGATTTAAGGGCAGTTttcacagcaacaacaacaacaccaacaacagcaaaaaggtGCGATCGAAGCTGAACACTACCAGCTCTACGGAGCTCAGCCGAAAGAGAAAGGTAgtgggtgcgtgtgtgattGGGAAGTCATTGGGAGTGAATGAAAGAGTAAAAGAGAGAAGGAAATTGTAAGTGAGCACAAGCCTACCTACAGAAGCGATATGGCTGCTTGGATGGAAGCCTAAAGCGTGAGAGGCTCCCCTGCTTCCTCTCGAGAGCAAGCAGCTCAGCTGGAACTccaatgtgtgtct contains:
- the LOC120894066 gene encoding AP-2 complex subunit mu, which produces MIGGLFVYNHKGEVLISRVYRDDIGRNAVDAFRVNVIHARQQVRSPVTNIARTSFFHIKRANIWLAAVTKQNVNAAMVFEFLLKIIDVMQSYFGKISEENIKNNFVLIYELLDEILDFGYPQNSDTGVLKTFITQQGIKTATKEEQAQITSQVTGQIGWRREGIKYRRNELFLDVLEYVNLLMSPQGQVLSAHVAGKVVMKSYLSGMPECKFGINDKIVMEAKGRSGISGNADNEASRSGKPVVVIDDCQFHQCVKLSKFETEHSISFIPPDGEFELMRYRTTKDISLPFRVIPLVREVGRTKMEVKVVLKSNFKPSLLGQKIEVKIPTPLNTSGVQLICLKGKAKYKASENAIVWKIKRMAGMKETQLSAEIELLETDTKKKWTRPPISMNFEVPFAPSGFKVRYLKVFEPKLNYSDHDVIKWVRYIGRSGLYETRC